In Desulfomonile tiedjei DSM 6799, a genomic segment contains:
- a CDS encoding WbqC family protein produces MNDEITCVVMQPTYLPWLGYFDLMDQCSVFVFLDNVLFSKQSWQQRNRVKTSRGLEWLTVPVRNKGIPKQYISEVEVIRSPAFPKDHIRSIELNYARTRHFATFFPDFRDLLSAPEKSLCRLNIELVTWVAKILGIKTTLVLASELGVTGERSHLLVDLCKRVCARTYLSTFGSLAYLSQEYGIFDEHGVKLLIHHYEHPEYRQLFKPFIPYASVIDLLFNEGERSLEIIRSGRKNSFSIEEALSRSGNVPSQCE; encoded by the coding sequence GTGAACGATGAGATCACCTGTGTTGTGATGCAACCGACGTACCTTCCGTGGCTGGGCTACTTCGACCTTATGGACCAGTGCTCCGTGTTTGTATTTCTCGATAATGTTCTCTTTTCCAAACAATCGTGGCAGCAGAGAAACCGTGTGAAGACGTCCCGAGGTTTGGAATGGTTGACGGTTCCCGTTCGGAATAAAGGAATCCCCAAACAGTATATTTCAGAAGTGGAAGTGATCAGATCACCGGCTTTTCCCAAGGATCATATTCGTTCAATTGAACTTAATTATGCAAGAACACGTCATTTTGCCACTTTTTTCCCGGATTTCCGCGACCTCTTGAGTGCACCGGAGAAATCTCTCTGTCGGCTGAACATCGAACTTGTCACGTGGGTGGCAAAGATACTTGGCATCAAAACTACGTTGGTGCTGGCATCCGAATTGGGTGTCACCGGCGAACGTTCCCATCTCCTGGTCGATCTTTGTAAGCGAGTCTGCGCAAGGACGTATCTCTCCACGTTCGGATCGCTGGCCTATCTGTCCCAGGAATACGGAATTTTCGATGAACATGGTGTGAAGCTTTTGATTCACCACTATGAGCATCCTGAGTACAGGCAACTGTTCAAGCCTTTTATTCCGTATGCTTCAGTCATCGATCTGTTGTTCAACGAAGGTGAACGTTCCCTTGAAATTATCAGATCGGGTCGCAAGAATTCCTTCAGCATCGAAGAAGCATTATCGAGGTCAGGCAATGTACCATCTCAATGTGAATGA
- a CDS encoding Smr/MutS family protein — MNTFDPEEPIQIPIDGVLDLHTFSPKELPALLDDYIEACLQEGIRELRIIHGKGKGILRDRVRSLLSKHTSVESWSEAPLDAGGWGATLVRLRYTGVEGK; from the coding sequence ATGAACACCTTCGATCCGGAAGAGCCCATACAAATTCCCATAGATGGAGTGCTGGATCTCCACACTTTTTCCCCCAAAGAATTGCCGGCTCTTCTGGACGACTATATCGAAGCGTGCCTCCAGGAGGGAATTCGTGAACTGAGAATTATTCACGGAAAAGGGAAGGGCATACTTCGGGATCGTGTGCGCAGCCTGTTGTCGAAACATACAAGCGTGGAATCCTGGTCAGAAGCTCCACTGGACGCGGGCGGTTGGGGAGCCACACTGGTCCGTCTCCGGTATACCGGTGTGGAAGGAAAATAA
- a CDS encoding MBL fold metallo-hydrolase yields MNNSFPQKLTDGLWVVGNYYFNLYAVKGEQAIALIEVGVSAVVDSVMSQLDTLRLSPSFLVVTHPHSDHITGLEGLQQKYPQALVVTGEGARDFLMHPKAIANLIVEDRHMSDFLAGHDLPPGRPPVQEPPSLENALVAQDGDEMDLGGLTLRFLSIKGHSPGKIVVHIPEIEALILSDSLGFRFPGRGVFPLFLTSYAEYVEGLDRLESLRPRIVGVAHQGPLMGDEISAAFHQSRTRAEEMRNRIMNDSRPDHEIAAEIFQEFYKDELTMYTEDNIMTCAKLLVKRARE; encoded by the coding sequence ATGAACAACAGCTTTCCGCAAAAATTAACTGATGGCCTGTGGGTAGTGGGGAATTATTACTTCAACTTGTATGCGGTCAAGGGTGAGCAGGCTATTGCCCTCATTGAGGTGGGAGTCTCCGCTGTTGTGGATTCGGTCATGTCCCAACTGGATACTCTGCGCTTGAGCCCGAGCTTTCTGGTCGTGACCCATCCGCATTCGGACCATATTACAGGACTCGAAGGGCTGCAGCAGAAGTACCCCCAGGCCCTCGTAGTGACCGGTGAAGGTGCTCGGGACTTTCTCATGCATCCCAAAGCAATCGCTAACCTCATTGTGGAAGACCGCCACATGAGCGATTTTCTAGCAGGTCACGATCTGCCGCCGGGAAGACCGCCCGTGCAGGAGCCGCCATCCCTTGAGAATGCTCTTGTGGCACAGGATGGTGACGAAATGGATCTCGGAGGATTAACGTTACGCTTCCTCTCTATCAAAGGACATTCTCCTGGAAAGATCGTCGTTCATATCCCTGAAATCGAAGCACTCATCCTGTCGGATTCCCTGGGATTCAGATTCCCCGGTCGAGGCGTGTTCCCGCTCTTCTTGACGAGCTATGCCGAATACGTGGAGGGACTCGACCGTCTGGAAAGTCTTCGGCCCAGAATAGTGGGCGTAGCTCATCAGGGACCGCTCATGGGAGATGAAATTTCGGCAGCATTCCACCAGTCACGTACGAGAGCTGAAGAGATGCGCAACCGTATTATGAACGATTCCCGCCCGGACCATGAAATTGCAGCGGAAATCTTCCAGGAGTTTTATAAAGACGAACTCACGATGTACACGGAAGACAATATCATGACCTGTGCAAAACTGCTGGTGAAACGAGCACGGGAGTAA
- the pseI gene encoding pseudaminic acid synthase, giving the protein MYHLNVNDRSIGTDRQVFIVAELSANHCGSLDTALRLIEEARKAGADAVKVQTYSPDTMTIDSNKDYFQIKGTSWEGRSLYDLYGEACTPWEWHPQLKRCAEEMGLVFFSTPFDLTAVDFLEKLNVPCYKVASFELVDHPLLAGIAATGKPVFMSTGMATLAEIDEAVRVLRAAGNVQMALLKCTSAYPAPPEEMNLRTIPHLAEAFHVPVGLSDHSLELAPPVTAVALGASIIEKHFTLSRNLGGADRAFSLEPHEFKAMVDAVQTAEKALGRISYDVNGKELESRVFRRSLFVVEDMKAGDTFTEQNVRSIRPAHGLAPKYLPEILGRRAATDLERGTPLGWNVVI; this is encoded by the coding sequence ATGTACCATCTCAATGTGAATGATCGTTCCATAGGAACAGACCGACAGGTCTTCATCGTAGCGGAATTATCGGCAAATCATTGCGGGAGTCTTGATACTGCATTACGACTCATTGAGGAAGCTCGCAAGGCGGGAGCTGATGCTGTCAAGGTGCAGACCTATTCACCGGATACAATGACCATTGACAGCAACAAAGACTATTTTCAGATCAAAGGAACATCATGGGAAGGAAGAAGCCTCTATGATCTTTACGGAGAAGCGTGCACTCCGTGGGAATGGCATCCCCAACTGAAACGTTGTGCCGAAGAAATGGGGTTGGTGTTTTTTTCAACGCCTTTCGATCTGACAGCAGTGGATTTCCTGGAAAAGCTGAATGTGCCCTGCTACAAAGTGGCTTCCTTTGAACTGGTGGATCATCCTTTGCTCGCAGGAATCGCGGCAACAGGGAAGCCGGTGTTCATGTCCACAGGAATGGCTACTTTGGCGGAAATAGATGAGGCTGTCCGTGTTCTTCGTGCAGCAGGGAACGTGCAAATGGCTCTGCTCAAATGTACCAGCGCCTACCCTGCTCCTCCGGAAGAAATGAATCTTCGCACCATCCCGCATTTGGCTGAAGCGTTTCACGTGCCGGTGGGCTTGTCGGATCATTCACTCGAGCTTGCTCCTCCCGTGACTGCTGTGGCTCTGGGAGCGTCCATCATTGAGAAGCATTTCACGCTTTCGAGAAATCTCGGAGGAGCAGATCGAGCATTCTCTCTCGAGCCCCATGAGTTCAAGGCAATGGTCGATGCCGTGCAAACCGCAGAAAAGGCACTGGGCAGAATCAGTTATGATGTAAACGGGAAAGAATTGGAAAGCAGAGTATTTCGAAGATCTCTCTTCGTTGTTGAAGATATGAAAGCAGGTGACACTTTCACTGAGCAAAACGTGCGTTCCATCCGACCGGCTCACGGACTCGCCCCCAAATATCTGCCGGAAATTCTGGGACGCCGCGCTGCCACTGACCTTGAGCGAGGCACTCCTCTTGGTTGGAACGTGGTAATCTGA